A stretch of the Streptomyces sp. NBC_00078 genome encodes the following:
- a CDS encoding ISAzo13 family transposase, whose product MDAFGLLLPHLDERQQRLMLGAAARVLGHGGIRMVAGAAGVAESTVSRGKRELEHAEEPAGRVRAPGAGRKPLREADPGLVPALLALVEPDQRGDPESPLLWTVKSTRNLAAELTRQGRRVGSDTVASLLKAEGFSLQGTSRTTEGARHPDRDAQFRYINDQVTAFLADGQPVISVDAKKKETLGSYAVIGREWHRAGQPVQARAHDFPEKGAQKAMPYGIYDIGADAGWVSVGCDGDTSAFAVATLRRWWNGEGRRRYPHASRLLVTADAGGSNGYRVRAWKKELADFAYETGVEVTVCHFPPGTSKWNKIEHRLFSQISINWRGRPLTSHEVVVSTIGATTTRNGLSVHADFDPGTYPTGVTVPDGVMDRLPLTPHDWHGTWNYTLRPEPLAPEPSPPSAEFGRFPAGDKLPAWLRHPSLTGLEPAAFDELTARYQAWRTEHPPIFLPGKRPDGGPGAGGRRLSVADQLVVFLLKKRWSMDQAPLAEATGLPKSRIGATLREATPVLAALGHTVSTGALTVTTAQQLAEIAGHDLTPP is encoded by the coding sequence GTGGATGCGTTCGGGCTGTTGCTGCCGCATCTCGATGAGCGCCAGCAGCGCCTGATGCTGGGCGCCGCGGCCCGCGTTCTGGGCCACGGCGGGATCCGCATGGTGGCCGGAGCGGCCGGGGTGGCTGAGTCCACGGTGTCGCGCGGGAAGCGGGAGCTGGAGCACGCGGAGGAACCCGCTGGCCGGGTCCGGGCACCCGGCGCAGGGCGGAAGCCCTTGCGGGAGGCCGATCCGGGGTTGGTGCCCGCGTTGCTGGCGCTGGTCGAGCCGGACCAGCGGGGCGACCCGGAATCTCCGCTGCTGTGGACGGTGAAGTCCACCCGGAATCTGGCGGCCGAGCTGACGCGGCAGGGACGCCGGGTCGGCTCGGACACGGTGGCCTCACTGCTGAAGGCGGAGGGGTTCTCTTTGCAGGGCACCTCGAGGACCACCGAGGGGGCCCGGCATCCGGACCGGGACGCCCAGTTCCGTTACATCAACGACCAGGTCACGGCGTTCCTCGCCGACGGGCAGCCGGTTATCAGCGTGGATGCCAAGAAGAAGGAGACGCTGGGCAGCTACGCGGTCATCGGACGCGAATGGCACCGCGCCGGGCAGCCGGTGCAGGCCCGCGCCCACGATTTTCCCGAGAAGGGCGCCCAGAAGGCGATGCCGTACGGGATCTACGACATCGGCGCGGACGCCGGCTGGGTGTCGGTGGGCTGCGACGGGGACACCTCTGCCTTCGCCGTGGCCACCTTGCGCCGCTGGTGGAACGGTGAGGGACGACGCCGCTACCCGCACGCTTCCCGCCTGCTGGTCACCGCCGACGCCGGAGGCTCCAACGGCTACCGGGTGCGCGCCTGGAAGAAGGAACTCGCAGACTTCGCCTATGAGACAGGCGTCGAGGTGACGGTCTGTCACTTTCCGCCGGGAACATCGAAGTGGAACAAAATAGAGCACCGGCTGTTCTCACAGATCAGCATCAACTGGCGCGGCAGGCCCCTGACCAGCCACGAAGTCGTCGTCAGCACCATCGGAGCGACCACCACACGCAACGGACTGTCCGTCCACGCAGACTTCGACCCTGGCACTTACCCCACCGGGGTCACCGTCCCTGACGGTGTCATGGACCGCCTGCCCCTCACGCCGCATGACTGGCACGGCACGTGGAACTACACCCTGCGCCCCGAACCCCTCGCCCCTGAACCGTCCCCGCCCAGTGCCGAGTTCGGGCGTTTCCCGGCCGGTGACAAGCTGCCTGCCTGGCTGCGGCACCCCAGCCTCACCGGACTCGAGCCCGCCGCCTTCGACGAACTCACCGCCCGCTACCAAGCCTGGCGCACCGAGCACCCGCCGATCTTCCTGCCCGGCAAGCGCCCCGACGGAGGCCCCGGCGCCGGCGGCAGACGGCTCTCCGTCGCCGACCAGCTCGTCGTCTTCCTCCTCAAGAAGCGCTGGTCCATGGACCAGGCACCGCTCGCCGAGGCAACCGGCCTGCCCAAGAGCAGGATCGGCGCGACCCTCCGGGAGGCCACCCCCGTTCTCGCCGCGCTCGGGCACACCGTCTCGACCGGCGCCCTCACCGTGACCACGGCCCAACAGCTCGCCGAGATCGCCGGGCACGACCTCACACCCCCGTGA